From Brevibacillus marinus, a single genomic window includes:
- a CDS encoding DUF6946 family protein, which produces MISLTSADGNVITCIDDWFLFSPPAKGAVQWKDGRSAKELAKAWFRTGQPQMPDELASLLDTHADTDGFQAEVGIPEKETVLDDFRGNGRNHDMVLIGNTNGVRVLIAIEAKADESFGPKIGDYIESSVRHNPRSRVPDRIRHLALGVFGHTNVSDLRYQLLHAVAGTLIEAQNQGASLAVLVIHEFVPERGKSDKARENERDLAAFIARLADRRHPLPTGSLTGPFHVPGGGKIPSKIPLYIGKIEAVIAS; this is translated from the coding sequence ATGATTTCGCTAACATCAGCTGACGGGAACGTTATTACGTGTATAGACGATTGGTTTTTGTTCTCGCCCCCGGCCAAAGGAGCCGTACAATGGAAAGACGGACGGAGCGCCAAAGAACTTGCCAAGGCATGGTTCCGAACGGGTCAGCCACAAATGCCTGATGAATTGGCGTCGCTGCTTGATACTCATGCGGACACAGATGGATTTCAAGCGGAAGTCGGGATTCCGGAAAAAGAAACGGTCCTTGACGATTTCCGTGGCAACGGCCGAAACCATGACATGGTGTTAATCGGCAATACAAACGGGGTACGTGTGTTGATTGCAATTGAAGCCAAGGCAGATGAGTCATTTGGCCCTAAAATCGGCGATTACATCGAATCGAGCGTACGTCACAATCCGCGGAGCCGGGTGCCCGACCGTATCCGTCACCTTGCGCTGGGCGTATTTGGTCATACCAATGTATCAGACTTGAGATATCAGCTGCTGCATGCTGTGGCTGGCACATTGATTGAGGCCCAGAATCAGGGAGCGTCCCTGGCGGTGCTGGTGATCCACGAGTTTGTTCCTGAGCGCGGCAAGAGCGATAAGGCACGGGAAAATGAAAGGGACCTGGCGGCGTTTATTGCGCGATTGGCAGATCGCCGGCACCCCTTACCCACAGGCAGTCTGACCGGTCCCTTTCATGTGCCGGGCGGCGGCAAAATACCATCCAAGATTCCGCTGTATATCGGAAAGATTGAGGCAGTAATAGCGAGTTAG
- a CDS encoding sigma factor-like helix-turn-helix DNA-binding protein, which yields MEDLSIKEIAEILEQKEGTIKSRLNRARNS from the coding sequence ATGGAAGATTTATCGATTAAAGAAATCGCCGAGATTTTGGAACAGAAGGAAGGAACCATAAAATCCAGGCTGAATCGCGCGCGAAACAGCTGA